Part of the Lolium rigidum isolate FL_2022 chromosome 6, APGP_CSIRO_Lrig_0.1, whole genome shotgun sequence genome, TCCAGATCTTGCCAAAGAATTTATTCTTATATTAAAACATATCAATTGTGTTCACCTTTATATTCAGGAGTGAATAACCTGATACTATGGTCTCATGCCAAACTGATTCAACAATAACTTGAGTTTACTTCGATATCTAGCTCTGGTTAGATGATTTGCCATATTTGTTTCCATGTTGATTTAATTTGCGACATCCATGTTGATTTATTTGCAGCATCCATGCTGATTTAATTTGCAACATCCATGTTGATTTAATTAGCAACGTTCGAACTAGCAAGAATGATACTATTCATAgtaaaaacaagcatggaactatCTTTTAAGGTGGCACTTTTAGGTTGATTTAATTTGCAAAATCCAACTCAGCTTAACTAGGAAGTTTCTAGATTTAGTTTGCTTCTCATCCATTAAGTATGGTTATTATTTGCATTGGCTTACAAAAGGAAATGTTGGAAACTTGAGAGGCTTACGGCAACCACAGTGTATGCCAAATATGGGTCCCAAATGGTGAATTTCGCTTTTGGCATTGGTCCCACCATTGTAGAGGGCATTGTCATAGCCAAATATTAGAGCGTGGGCAAATTTCTCCTCTCTCTAATCTCTCTTTGTTGTGGGCCATGAGAGAGAACATTTATTATTTTGGCAATCGAAACCTAGCCATTTGACACCAAAGCCATTTTTCATTACGTGGCATATTTGGCCTTTGGCAACACTTTTGTGGATGCTCTTAGAATTAGAGAGCTTAAAGGAGGGCACTTGTATCAACTAATTAGTGAAAAGTAATTTTGAAAAGGCATGAACCTTTTGTCCTAGTTAAACATGACTAGTTTTCACTGATGACCTAACATGAAGATACTAACAAGAAGATACTGTAGGTGCAGTTATCTATCTGCCTGGAAATTGTTACATCCGTAATCTGCAATCTGAAATTGAAGTTACTTCACACACTAGCTCCAACAATATATATTGCTTAGTCATCCATATCCTCCTTGATTAAACAAAACATCTATTTGTCTCGTGTAGATGCAATATCACAACAGGGCCAAAGAAATATACTGTTTTTTTGTGACTGTATTAAGCTTATACATCTTCTCCTGTTTATTGGTAGGCGAAGAAAACTTGAGAGGCTGATAACGAAGTTGCTTTGGAAGACTGGACCAAGATCATTGAAGTTTGATTTTGCTCTTGATGGTTATGAAGTGATCATTGCAATCATTCAGCGCCTTTTGAAGTGTAGTTAAATTCTGACCTTGTAGTGGTTTTCTACACTTGAACATGTAAAGTGCTCTCAAATTCTTAGTTTATGTTTACTTTGAGATCACGCAGTTAATTTGTAGTTATGTCTTGAGATTGTGATGTATGAGTGTTGATACATGTTAAACTGCAGTTATGAAGCGTAGCAGTTTGAGGTCCGTGCTTGAGCAGTTCTATTACATTGTACCTGGAGcacttgagattttttttttgggtgtGTTTACTTGTCGTGCAACTTCCTGAACCAAACACTGTTTTTTCCCGACAAAGGGCACTTCATTACTTAAATGGTTTAAGCATTATACCTAGTCTTTCCATAACTAAGATGTACACAGTAGGATAAATCCAACCGTAACAAGTTTTTTTTAAACCCTAAACCGCCAGGAGGTCTTGCACCGTCGATGGGCAGACGGAAGGGTTGGTGCTGGCCGCCATCTACTAGGGGACCCCGGATGATGCCGTCCTCTTGCTGGTCAGTAGGGATGGCGACAGAGCTTGAGGTCCTCCAGATGAAGGAGTCGGAGACGATCTGCGACCTAGCGTGGAAGGTGAGACGCATCCTGGTTGTGTGGGGAGGTTGACGAGGCCAGCTTAATCGCCAACATCCTCATGATGGTGCTATCAAGATTCAGAGACACCGTGGCCGCAATGGATCAAGCTTGGACGATGACCGAGGAGGTCATCCGTCGCCATCTGCTCCAGGACCTTCAAGACCAACGACAGCGAACTCATGGTGGCGGTGCATGAGGATCTATGTTTTACGAACATTAGCACTGAATGACGATTGATACAGAATGCTGAAGAAGCGAGCTCTAGAAAGTATATGATTTTTATCTGTTATATATAGTGCAATTAGTACTGAATAAACTGCCATCAGGACCATGATCATAAATCTAGTTTTCTACATAGAAACACCGATATAATCTGTACTGTGTACTTCCTATTTCATGTTGCAGGCAGTTGCTAGTATATAAGGAGCCGCACAAAGCATTGGAATCAGCAGGGGTGATTTTCAGTTCTGCTCTACAAAATCTCTTCCCCTTAGAAGTACAGGCTTCCTCACCACTGCTCTTTCTCGACTTTGAGAAAGAGTCCAAGGCGATCCATTGAACCCTGTGACGTCTCtatattgctccttgttctacgttGCCCCAAAGCTCACATGATCAAATAAAAGAGCTCATGGCATCGTATGTTACAGTGTTCGTAGGATTGTTATCTGTACAAAGATGAAGTTGGGAGATTTTATACTCTCCACCCCGACAGGTTTCTGAAAGAGGAGGAATAGCGTACGACCCCAGCACTCCCTGGATGATAATTTTGTACGTCGCCTCGGTGAAGTGTAGTCCGTCCCATGAGATGTACTTCGATGGGTCAGGGCACACAGAAGATCCAGGGTTTCCGCACATTACCGACAGAGAACAGTTATGCGGGGCATCGCTTCCGCAGCATGAGTTCCGTGGGACAGTAAAGCCTGCAATACCATTAGTCTTTTGTTAGTACCTGTGTGTGCTCAGCCCTGCTTAGACACATGGAACTAAAAGGTTGGAATACAATATCAGATTGCTAGTGAAAGCTGGTATGTCTTATGTTCCATGTGGATACGCTCAACAGGCTCAGGCTTAGATTTGACTGGCTACTATgcgttactccctccgtcccataatataagatgttatttcaTCATATCAACTCCTATATTGGTTGTAATGACATTTTATACtacgggacagagggagtagaacTTAAGATATCTGAAATATGTAGCAAGGCTATGTACAGGAGAAACAAAACAAGGTCGATTTAGATCTCTGCTTATAGGACCGCAGGATGGGTTACACCATTAGGATCATAATTAGCTAAAGATAAACAAAGTAACAGCAAATATTAAACTGCACGGTATTGCCAGGTAAAAGGAGTGATTCTCATTGTGCCGTCCATTGGGTACGAATTATCCCAGATTCACTAGTCAAAACAGAATCCAAAATGATATACTACTTAACAACCGCTTCGCTATTGTTCTTTAACGTATTATCCATTACCCCAGTTTAGCTCAATGTAGCTGCTAGCCAGTTACAGACATGTTATTTTTTTACAGATTATTACTGTGGCTGGTTTACAGATTCACGTCTAGAAAACATGCTTTCCCATATTGATTAAAGATTGTGTATCATGAAGGCCAATATGCAGGTTCTATGGGCAGTCAATAACCATGGGTTCAACCTTAAGCAATACCACTAGCATACAGTCACATACTATCAAATATGTCTTGCCTATAATGCTGTTACCATCAGTTTTCCCTAAGCGATGTTCATTGATAAAGTTAACAAACTACATTCCAGTTTTGGCAAAAACTTTTTAAGGTCCGTTTGAGTCACCGAAGGCCTATATGAGCTATAACATTGTCTTAAATATTTTTACCACTTCACAGCATGCTCCCTATTTTATTATTGCTATATGCTTGGAGGCAGAACTCACCAAACTGGAGTGGGGCACGAAATATGTTCATTGTAGCACCATAATAATCAGCATAAACGATAGATACATCAGGATGAAGATTCCTGATTTTCTCCAATTCTTCCTGGAGCAACTGATTGTGTAACTCGGTAAATTCATTTAACCACTCGATGCACTCTGTTTCTTTATTATAGTAACCCTCCTTTTCGCTTGGAAATATTGCGAGATACAGTGGGACACATCCTATTGGAAAATTTCCAGGAACAACAAATTTCTTTGCTCCAAGATTTATAAGCTCCTGCAAAATAAATTGTGAATACAGATACATGCAGGCTTCCCACTAAGACCTCGCAGGAAAGGCATGTGCATCTACGTACCGTGATAGCTGAGCCTATGGCGCCAATAACATTAGGAACAAGCTCATGTAGCTCATCAAGTGATTTCCCCCTGACAATTAGATGGTTGTAATCATTCCCACCTACCTCTCCAAGTAGGAAAAGCGATTTGGACATCATATCACTGCGTTCTGCACAGAAGTAAAAAACTAATGGATTTAGTAATTTGATGTTACCCCGTATTTGATATTAATTACACTACAAAGACAAGTGAAAATTATACTCATGGTATTGAAGCAAGAAATAATATGGTAACATCAGAGATGGAACAAATTGGGATCCCGGGTATCAACTTGGCAGTAAGTTTTGTGTCTTTCTCATGCATGCAATTTGCAGCTATTCAATAAGACAATCAGATGATATGGCTTTACTTTGTAAACTTAACAAACATTTTCTAACATGGTGCTTCCTGAATAATAGATATCTTCTACCAATGTGCCTCAAATACTCTGCGGAAGCTCTCAACCCAACAAACTTAAGGACAACCTCATCAGAAGGCTCAAACTAGATAACTGAAGCACCATTTATATCTGAAATTTCTCTTTCAATAGTCACTAACACGGTGTGACCCTAAAACAGTGTGGCAACTATCAACTGTAACACATGCACCTTTTTGGTTGCCATTAAATACAGCAAATTAAGCCCATTGAACAGAGATCCAGGCCAGCTTTTCAGCATGGTTGCCACTGTTTGAGTCTATTTTCTAACACAGTGTTTCATAAATAATACTCCCACCAATGTGTCAAATAACTCCGCAGAAAGCTCTGAACTCAACAAACTTAAGGGCAGCCATGTTACACCTCATCAGAAGGCTCAAACTAGATAATTGCAGCACCATTTTATCTTTGAAATTTCGCTTTGAATAGTCAACATACACAGTGTGACAACTATCAACTGTAACACATACGCCTTTTTGGTTTCCACTAAATGCAGAAAATTAATCTCATTGAAAAAACCACTGTGTGGGTTCCCAATCGGCCCGAGAGCCTGTATATCTTGCTTTACATTTATTTCTAAATCTGTAAACAGGCAATGGTTGCATACCAGGGAATTTCACAGAACAGCTGGCTGGAATAAGTAGTTTCCGCTAAACAGGATAAGCATAACAAAAAAAACTCAGGAAGAGTCGTATATACCTGACTCAGTCGAGGCGATGGACGGAAGCAGCTTCTTGAACCACTGCATTTGCTCGTTAAGGGAGTGTGGAGTCCATGTAGGCTCCACCCCACGCTCGCGGAAGAAGGAGTAATCGAGTGCAGTCGCTCCGCCAACCGCAAAATTGGCGCCATTCAGGAATTCACCGCCGCCGAGATAGGGCGGCACGTATGGCAGCCCAAATGCTTCAGCTGGTGATAAGTCATAAACAAGCACACGTCAGGGGACCATTTGAGGAAAGTGGGTAAGATGCAGAGAACATGAAGAATAGGCACCCAAAAAGCAAATGGAAACAGGAACGCTGAAAGCCTGTTATGGAAAGGGTTGACCACGTGACGGAGGCAATACATCGGTGGACGGTGGTTGGAGCAACCAGATTGTATGGCTGTTCACGGAGATATCAGATATGCCATGATGGTCCAGTGGTTGGGGAGAAACTTTTGGGGATACAATACACCCTGTCCAATCCCTGCCCCAAGCATGGTATTTGCATTTGGTTCGTTTCCTCCCGTATACAGTATACGCTGAAAAATTGAAGGTAGTATGCTACTACTAATTAAACTCTGGAAGTATATCTGGCGTTGCTTAAGTAACACTGTTAACACATTCCAAATCGAGACGGGAAACACGGTTTGTGCAATTAAATTAGCAACCTCTGCAGCTGGGAACAGGCTCTTGGTGGATGGAGCCAGGCATACACAAGCGGCAGGAATTATTGTGCATGCTATGTATATTGTCAGCAGACCCCGCTTGCAGCGGCGCCTAAGAGGGAGGAAACGGTGGTATGGAATAACATTACTTGAAGACGATGAATCCGTTGCTTGAAGAGAAATGAAGTGCGTGGCGACTCCCCTGTCACCGCTCACCCCACGAGGGATGGGTGGAGTATTCAGGGAAGGGGACAGAGGAGCTAATCACCTCTTTTACTCCCGAGTAGAATCTGATTAACTCTTGAGAAATTTTTGGGTGAACTGGAAAACTCCGTCAGGCAATGAAGCGGATGATCCAACGCGAGCAGAAGAAACAACAAGAGAATCAAAGCATGCTATATGGGAAGGGCTCCCGGAACAAGAATACAGTAGATATCGATGAGAAAGAAGAAGCAAGTCAAAGTCAGGAAACAGGTAGTAGCAG contains:
- the LOC124660643 gene encoding GDSL esterase/lipase At2g27360-like, with product MAFAARLAASALVAGLLAALMPAPAAAAAGGVCFDRIFSFGDSLTDTGNFILSVPEDFPDPAKRLPYGQTFFGRPSGRYSDGRNLLDFFAEAFGLPYVPPYLGGGEFLNGANFAVGGATALDYSFFRERGVEPTWTPHSLNEQMQWFKKLLPSIASTESERSDMMSKSLFLLGEVGGNDYNHLIVRGKSLDELHELVPNVIGAIGSAITELINLGAKKFVVPGNFPIGCVPLYLAIFPSEKEGYYNKETECIEWLNEFTELHNQLLQEELEKIRNLHPDVSIVYADYYGATMNIFRAPLQFGFTVPRNSCCGSDAPHNCSLSVMCGNPGSSVCPDPSKYISWDGLHFTEATYKIIIQGVLGSYAIPPLSETCRGGEYKISQLHLCTDNNPTNTVTYDAMSSFI